The following are from one region of the Polyangiaceae bacterium genome:
- a CDS encoding fatty acid desaturase gives MQTYSPAPVEAALWSRPASDPPPPHGTDWPARAGFSGVGVWPAAVAGVYLGVSLGALLWLWLWPAHTARAGLGVHWGFFALFLGVMTYWVALGVTLVYHRVLTHRAAKLSRWVAYPLVTIALPAGTPVQWVGNHRHHHAVTDAPADAHSPRQYGMWVAHAGWYIYTSRLLWCVLYSFAGPLRMLFDAFWRPQTNQEHVRLARDIEADGYYRWLGRPTPYAALVIGHVVVTWLFVYALWGAWALPFLYLTQLTYYIAGDGVNSVLHRFGAQPFDTGDDSTNAWWLAPLTLGEAWHNNHHAFPRSIKSGLLPFQVDLAYATCRLLALFGLARDLWLPTQRDVQARLRR, from the coding sequence ATGCAGACGTACTCTCCTGCACCCGTGGAGGCGGCGCTGTGGTCACGCCCAGCAAGCGACCCGCCGCCGCCTCATGGCACCGATTGGCCCGCGCGCGCCGGGTTCAGTGGCGTTGGGGTGTGGCCGGCGGCGGTCGCTGGGGTCTACCTGGGGGTCTCGCTCGGTGCGCTGTTGTGGCTGTGGCTCTGGCCGGCGCACACAGCGCGAGCCGGCTTGGGGGTGCACTGGGGCTTCTTTGCGCTGTTCCTCGGGGTAATGACCTATTGGGTCGCGCTCGGTGTGACCCTGGTTTACCACCGCGTGCTGACTCACCGCGCGGCGAAGCTCAGCCGCTGGGTTGCCTACCCGCTGGTGACGATAGCCTTGCCTGCTGGGACCCCGGTGCAGTGGGTTGGCAACCACCGCCACCATCACGCGGTGACGGACGCACCGGCAGATGCGCATTCCCCGCGGCAATACGGGATGTGGGTCGCGCACGCCGGCTGGTACATCTACACAAGTCGCCTGCTGTGGTGTGTGCTGTACAGTTTCGCTGGGCCGCTGCGCATGCTGTTCGATGCCTTCTGGCGACCCCAGACCAATCAGGAGCACGTGCGCCTGGCGCGGGACATCGAGGCCGACGGCTACTATCGTTGGCTTGGCCGCCCGACGCCGTACGCAGCGCTAGTGATCGGCCATGTGGTGGTCACTTGGCTCTTCGTCTACGCCCTGTGGGGTGCCTGGGCGCTGCCGTTCCTGTACCTCACCCAGCTCACGTATTACATCGCGGGCGATGGTGTGAATTCGGTCCTGCATCGCTTCGGTGCGCAGCCGTTCGATACCGGCGACGACAGCACCAACGCTTGGTGGCTCGCTCCGCTGACGTTGGGCGAAGCTTGGCACAACAATCACCACGCGTTTCCGCGCTCTATCAAGAGCGGTCTGCTCCCGTTTCAAGTTGATTTGGCCTACGCGACCTGTCGCTTGCTCGCGCTGTTCGGCCTGGCGCGCGACTTGTGGTTGCCAACTCAGCGCGACGTGCAGGCGCGGCTCAGGCGTTAG